A single genomic interval of halophilic archaeon DL31 harbors:
- a CDS encoding Methyltransferase type 11 (PFAM: Methyltransferase type 11~KEGG: hbo:Hbor_13870 methylase involved in ubiquinone/menaquinone biosynthesis) translates to MTSRHGPGDITFFDRFARLYDPLMPASSAKDFADAFAFADRPVRRVLDLAGGTGRVADALDAVGYEAIVADLSKPMLGEARDRGLETVQGDASTLPFPDDSFDAVVIVDAYHHLPAQADALAEAARIVAPDGVVVIRDFDPTTVVGRLIEVAELLLGMGSQFADADEAAAALSGAGLHSRVLGRGTTYTVAGRRPSE, encoded by the coding sequence ATGACCAGTCGACATGGCCCCGGCGACATCACGTTCTTTGACCGGTTCGCCCGGCTCTACGACCCGTTGATGCCGGCCAGTAGCGCCAAGGACTTCGCGGACGCGTTTGCGTTCGCCGACCGTCCGGTCCGCCGCGTGCTCGATCTCGCTGGGGGGACCGGTCGGGTCGCGGACGCACTCGACGCTGTCGGCTACGAGGCAATCGTTGCAGACCTCTCCAAACCGATGCTCGGGGAGGCACGCGACCGGGGGCTGGAGACAGTCCAAGGGGACGCATCGACACTCCCGTTCCCAGATGACTCGTTCGACGCTGTCGTCATCGTCGACGCCTACCACCACCTGCCTGCACAGGCGGATGCGCTCGCCGAGGCGGCCCGCATTGTTGCTCCCGATGGCGTCGTCGTGATTCGGGATTTCGACCCCACGACGGTGGTCGGTCGGCTCATCGAAGTCGCCGAACTGCTGCTCGGGATGGGGTCGCAGTTCGCGGATGCCGACGAAGCGGCGGCGGCGCTCAGCGGTGCTGGGCTCCACTCGCGGGTCCTGGGCCGCGGGACGACCTACACGGTCGCAGGTCGGCGGCCCTCGGAGTGA
- a CDS encoding Ornithine cyclodeaminase (KEGG: hbo:Hbor_13910 ornithine cyclodeaminase~PFAM: Ornithine cyclodeaminase/mu-crystallin), with the protein MTETLFLRSDEVDDLAGPAAFVDAVRDAYRQRGEGAAAEPRTKLGSQDPPGMLTTYGAILPDTGAMGGYMYSAGFGARDAWFTTPLFDSESGEPLAMVDGASMNPYKTGATGAVGVDALAREDSTDVAVIGSGAQARGQLKCTAEVRDLERVWVYSPTKENREGFAGEMNTELDAAVAAVASSAAAIEGADIVITATSAAEPVFDGDNLEDGTHITAMGQYDPDKRELDTTTIERATYVPDLRARATKDAGSFMHALEAGVVDEDHIHAELGEVVAGEAPGRESDEEITVFDSGGTGIETVAGAYLLYERAKEEGRGETIDFAPASEALTGE; encoded by the coding sequence ATGACCGAGACTCTGTTCCTTCGGAGCGACGAGGTCGATGATCTCGCTGGCCCCGCAGCATTCGTCGATGCCGTCCGTGACGCCTACCGACAGCGCGGCGAGGGTGCTGCGGCCGAACCCCGCACCAAACTCGGGAGTCAGGACCCGCCGGGAATGCTCACCACCTACGGGGCAATTCTCCCCGACACGGGCGCGATGGGAGGGTACATGTACTCCGCGGGGTTCGGCGCGCGCGACGCCTGGTTCACCACACCGCTGTTCGATTCCGAGTCGGGCGAGCCGCTGGCAATGGTCGACGGCGCATCGATGAACCCGTACAAAACCGGTGCGACGGGCGCTGTCGGTGTCGACGCGCTCGCTCGGGAGGATTCGACGGACGTGGCCGTTATCGGCTCGGGCGCACAAGCCCGCGGCCAACTCAAGTGTACTGCCGAGGTCCGTGACCTCGAGCGGGTCTGGGTCTACTCACCCACCAAAGAGAACCGTGAAGGGTTCGCGGGCGAGATGAACACGGAGCTCGACGCCGCTGTCGCCGCTGTCGCGTCCTCGGCCGCGGCTATCGAAGGGGCGGACATCGTCATCACGGCCACGAGCGCCGCCGAACCAGTGTTCGACGGCGACAACTTGGAAGACGGCACCCACATCACCGCGATGGGCCAGTACGACCCCGACAAACGCGAACTCGATACGACCACCATCGAGCGCGCGACGTACGTGCCGGACCTCCGGGCCCGTGCGACCAAAGACGCCGGCTCGTTCATGCACGCGCTGGAGGCGGGCGTCGTCGACGAGGACCATATCCACGCCGAACTTGGGGAGGTCGTCGCCGGCGAAGCGCCGGGCCGCGAGAGCGACGAGGAGATTACCGTCTTCGACTCCGGCGGCACCGGAATTGAGACGGTCGCAGGTGCCTACCTCCTCTACGAACGCGCGAAGGAGGAGGGGCGCGGTGAGACTATCGACTTCGCGCCGGCGAGTGAGGCGCTCACCGGAGAGTAA
- a CDS encoding Pelota-like protein (TIGRFAM: Probable translation factor pelota~HAMAP: Pelota-like protein~KEGG: hla:Hlac_2030 translation factor pelota~PFAM: eRF1 domain 1; eRF1 domain 2; eRF1 domain 3) — MRIVQRGHGAEGRDRVTLVPETVDDLWHLSHVLEPGDLVEGDTTRRIQRADDQMRDTGGEREHLHITLGVEDVEFARFANRLRVGGVIESCSREDQLGLHHTLNVETHEEITIEKFLKPDQRDRIEEAAEATDAPDVAIVTVEEGEAHIHTVQQYGTDEYATITAPTGKGEYAQPRARLFEELGSALQHVDAEAIILAGPGFTKQDAHDFLKEEYPDVTERIATTVDTSAAGDRGVHEVLKRGAVEEVQDQTRIARESELIDELTERMATGEKATYGVEETAEAAEFGAVETLLVVDERLRQERQGEGDWDVDANAIVESVEQKGGEVVVFSSEFAPGEQLSNLGGVAALLRYRLN, encoded by the coding sequence ATGCGAATCGTTCAGCGCGGCCACGGCGCGGAGGGCCGTGACCGGGTGACGCTCGTCCCCGAAACCGTCGACGACCTCTGGCATCTCTCGCACGTCCTGGAACCAGGCGACCTGGTCGAGGGCGACACCACCCGCCGCATCCAGCGTGCCGACGACCAGATGCGTGACACCGGTGGAGAGCGAGAACACCTGCACATCACCCTCGGGGTGGAAGACGTGGAGTTCGCCCGCTTCGCCAATCGGCTCCGGGTGGGCGGCGTCATCGAGTCCTGCTCACGGGAGGACCAGCTGGGCCTCCACCACACACTCAACGTCGAAACCCACGAGGAGATCACCATCGAGAAGTTCCTCAAGCCGGACCAACGCGACCGCATCGAGGAAGCCGCAGAAGCCACCGACGCCCCAGACGTGGCCATCGTCACTGTCGAAGAAGGAGAGGCCCATATCCACACCGTCCAGCAGTACGGCACTGATGAGTACGCCACCATCACCGCACCCACAGGGAAAGGGGAGTACGCCCAGCCCCGCGCACGGCTGTTCGAGGAACTCGGTTCCGCGCTCCAGCACGTCGACGCCGAGGCCATCATCCTCGCCGGACCGGGGTTCACCAAGCAGGACGCCCACGACTTCCTCAAAGAGGAGTACCCCGACGTCACCGAGCGGATCGCGACCACGGTCGACACCTCTGCTGCTGGCGACCGCGGCGTCCACGAGGTGCTGAAACGTGGCGCCGTCGAGGAGGTACAGGACCAGACTCGCATCGCCCGCGAGAGCGAACTCATCGACGAACTCACCGAACGGATGGCGACCGGCGAGAAAGCCACCTACGGCGTGGAAGAAACTGCCGAGGCCGCCGAGTTCGGCGCCGTCGAAACGCTGTTGGTCGTGGACGAACGGCTCCGCCAGGAGCGCCAGGGCGAAGGTGATTGGGACGTCGACGCCAACGCAATCGTCGAGAGCGTCGAGCAGAAAGGTGGCGAGGTAGTCGTGTTCTCCTCCGAGTTCGCCCCAGGTGAACAGCTCTCGAACCTCGGCGGTGTTGCTGCGCTGTTACGATACCGACTGAACTGA
- a CDS encoding hypothetical protein (KEGG: hwa:HQ2415A hypothetical protein) yields the protein MSDSFISERVDRAAAPLAVGDLLVILAVITVGMQNHGTLTGAVPLLTTAAPFLFGWVFASVPIGAYSSGAAESAKAAVPLAIRSWIPAALVGIVIRGATQSAFDVGLGVFMAVMVVTGSVALGVWRWVFFTFR from the coding sequence GTGAGCGATTCGTTCATCTCCGAGCGGGTGGACCGCGCGGCCGCGCCGTTGGCCGTCGGTGACCTGCTCGTCATCCTGGCGGTGATTACGGTCGGCATGCAGAACCACGGCACCCTGACGGGGGCCGTCCCGCTCCTCACGACGGCAGCACCGTTCCTGTTCGGCTGGGTGTTCGCGAGCGTCCCAATTGGCGCGTACTCTTCGGGTGCGGCCGAATCCGCGAAGGCGGCGGTGCCGCTGGCCATCCGGTCGTGGATTCCCGCAGCGCTCGTCGGTATCGTGATTCGTGGGGCCACTCAGTCCGCGTTTGACGTTGGGCTCGGCGTCTTCATGGCCGTGATGGTGGTGACTGGCTCAGTTGCGTTGGGCGTCTGGCGGTGGGTGTTCTTCACGTTCCGGTAG
- a CDS encoding protein of unknown function DUF115 (PFAM: Protein of unknown function DUF115~KEGG: hla:Hlac_1388 protein of unknown function DUF115), with amino-acid sequence MEFHDWEPVYEHILADFGFDRTADERARDLLADLTEPFDLDRLSGFEGATVAVAGAGPNLAEETGIAAEADRVVAASTAAEVLTDAGVTVDLVVTDLDKNPNSLAAMSHDGTPVAAHAHGDNISAVEEWIPQFSSEALIPTTQAEPSGPVQNFGGFTDGDRAAFLADALGAAELRFLGWAFDDPTVGETKAKKLTWAERLLYWLETRRDERFELLDGRRAELTLPTESR; translated from the coding sequence ATGGAGTTTCACGACTGGGAGCCCGTCTACGAACATATCCTCGCAGATTTCGGCTTCGACCGTACAGCCGACGAGCGTGCTCGGGACCTGCTCGCCGACCTGACCGAGCCGTTCGACCTTGACCGACTCTCCGGGTTCGAGGGAGCAACAGTGGCCGTCGCCGGTGCAGGCCCGAACCTTGCTGAAGAGACCGGAATCGCGGCCGAAGCGGACCGTGTCGTCGCCGCATCCACGGCAGCTGAGGTGCTCACAGATGCTGGCGTCACGGTGGACCTCGTGGTGACGGACCTCGATAAGAACCCGAATTCGCTGGCGGCGATGAGCCACGACGGGACGCCCGTTGCCGCCCACGCACACGGCGACAACATCTCCGCGGTGGAGGAGTGGATCCCGCAGTTCTCGAGTGAGGCGCTCATCCCGACGACGCAGGCCGAGCCAAGCGGCCCAGTTCAGAACTTCGGCGGGTTCACTGACGGCGACCGAGCGGCCTTCCTCGCGGATGCTCTCGGCGCAGCAGAGCTTCGCTTCCTCGGGTGGGCGTTCGACGACCCGACGGTCGGGGAGACGAAGGCGAAGAAACTCACGTGGGCCGAGCGCCTGCTCTACTGGCTGGAAACCCGGCGTGACGAACGATTCGAGCTGCTCGACGGTCGGCGCGCAGAGCTCACGCTCCCGACCGAGTCGCGGTAG
- a CDS encoding FAD-dependent pyridine nucleotide-disulfide oxidoreductase (PFAM: Pyridine nucleotide-disulphide oxidoreductase, NAD-binding region~KEGG: hvo:HVO_1413 NADH dehydrogenase) has translation MNIVVLGGGYAGLLVTKKLERRLPETATLELVDDTGEHLVQHELHRAVRNPSYVNDIAIPLRELVDRATVREASVTGLDRDARTVSLDGGETLDYEYCVVALGAETAYYGIPGVEKHATPLKRLEHAATVRKEFEAVIDRYGHADSTTAKDSPETGTVVVGGAGLSGVQVAGELATMARERDAADAIDVVLLEQFDHVAPNFPENFQEATRAALEGLDIDVRTGTTVTSADETTIDLESGEAIEYDQFVWTGGIRGNQAMGGDRPEVRADLRLDDHTFALGDAARIVDADGEPVPASASAAIRAADTAAQNVVASAEAGDTEFVDLQQWNWETPGWLISVGDDAVAQLGPQVFTGPVANAMKSAVGVTYLAEHGSLRRALGLLREDMGNSADFGSFLKAHL, from the coding sequence ATGAACATCGTAGTGCTCGGCGGCGGCTACGCCGGCCTCCTCGTGACCAAGAAACTGGAGCGGCGGCTGCCGGAGACGGCCACGCTCGAGCTCGTGGACGATACCGGCGAGCACCTGGTGCAACACGAACTCCACCGCGCTGTGCGGAACCCCAGCTACGTCAACGACATCGCCATCCCGCTGAGGGAACTGGTGGACCGGGCGACGGTTCGAGAAGCCAGTGTGACAGGACTCGACCGCGACGCTCGTACTGTCTCACTCGACGGTGGCGAAACCCTCGATTACGAGTACTGCGTGGTCGCACTCGGCGCCGAAACCGCGTACTACGGCATCCCGGGCGTCGAGAAGCACGCCACACCGCTGAAGCGGCTGGAACACGCCGCAACGGTCCGCAAGGAGTTCGAGGCGGTTATCGACCGCTACGGGCACGCCGACTCGACGACAGCAAAAGACTCGCCAGAAACCGGGACGGTCGTCGTCGGCGGTGCCGGCCTCTCCGGCGTCCAAGTGGCCGGCGAACTGGCAACGATGGCCCGTGAACGCGACGCCGCCGACGCCATCGACGTGGTGCTGCTCGAGCAGTTCGACCACGTGGCTCCGAACTTCCCCGAGAACTTCCAAGAAGCGACTCGAGCGGCCTTGGAAGGGTTGGACATCGACGTACGAACCGGCACGACAGTCACGAGTGCTGACGAGACGACTATCGACCTGGAGAGCGGCGAGGCAATCGAGTACGACCAGTTCGTCTGGACTGGCGGCATCCGCGGCAACCAGGCGATGGGTGGTGATCGACCCGAGGTCCGAGCGGACCTCCGACTGGACGACCATACGTTCGCGCTGGGTGACGCGGCCCGTATCGTCGACGCCGACGGCGAGCCGGTTCCGGCCAGCGCCTCCGCAGCGATTCGGGCCGCCGACACAGCCGCACAAAACGTCGTGGCCTCCGCCGAGGCGGGGGATACCGAGTTCGTCGACCTCCAGCAGTGGAACTGGGAGACGCCTGGTTGGCTCATCTCGGTCGGGGACGACGCGGTGGCCCAACTCGGGCCCCAGGTGTTCACTGGCCCAGTCGCTAACGCGATGAAGTCCGCCGTGGGAGTGACCTATCTCGCAGAGCACGGCTCGCTACGGCGTGCGCTTGGTCTGCTCCGCGAGGACATGGGCAACTCCGCCGACTTTGGGTCGTTCTTGAAAGCGCATCTCTGA
- a CDS encoding major facilitator superfamily MFS_1 (PFAM: Major facilitator superfamily MFS-1~KEGG: hwa:HQ1487A oxalate/formate antiporter), with protein MSTQDGIDYGARAKAELGFSRWWQIIAAAVMMGLISPYQYVWSSIEGPLSAALSVDAAAIGLVFTLFVIFQAGSQVPVGWWRDRRGPRALTLIAGVLAGGGYLGLAVATSVWQLYLYYSIGAIGVGIVYTVAVNTALKWFPDRRGFTTGLGTMAFAGGSALVVPYVRANATVTGYSDVLTNMGLLIGVGILVGALVLQDPPTDWLDDAEEEANESDAEILGGKQYESGEMLRTWQFWLMYGMFVAVSGAGLMLTAKIVSFAAAVGLTENIGTLSATALPIAGGVGRLIMGEVSDRVDRERAMFGSFMLCGLGLLAVVYFGASGMEYAFIGAVFIATFFWSPQYTLFPSVVGDYYGREHSSANYAFLYSGKMWGGLFGGAVAGLLVTALNWETTFIIGGVLAITAGVAALALRPPRN; from the coding sequence ATGAGTACACAGGACGGCATCGACTACGGGGCGCGCGCGAAGGCGGAACTGGGCTTCTCCCGCTGGTGGCAGATCATCGCGGCAGCCGTGATGATGGGACTCATTTCGCCGTATCAGTACGTCTGGTCCTCCATTGAGGGGCCGCTCTCGGCCGCGCTATCGGTCGACGCAGCGGCAATCGGGCTGGTGTTCACGCTGTTCGTCATCTTCCAGGCCGGCTCGCAGGTGCCGGTGGGCTGGTGGCGTGACCGCCGCGGGCCGCGCGCACTGACGCTGATTGCGGGGGTCCTCGCCGGCGGTGGCTATCTCGGACTGGCTGTCGCGACCTCTGTCTGGCAGCTCTATCTCTACTACTCGATTGGGGCCATCGGCGTCGGTATCGTCTACACCGTCGCGGTCAACACCGCGCTGAAGTGGTTCCCCGACCGCCGTGGCTTCACCACGGGACTGGGGACGATGGCGTTCGCGGGCGGCTCTGCACTCGTGGTCCCCTACGTCCGGGCGAACGCGACGGTTACGGGCTACAGCGATGTGCTGACGAACATGGGGCTGCTCATCGGGGTCGGCATCCTCGTCGGCGCCCTGGTGCTACAAGACCCGCCGACGGACTGGCTCGACGACGCCGAGGAGGAAGCCAACGAGAGCGACGCGGAGATTCTGGGTGGGAAGCAGTACGAGTCTGGAGAGATGCTCCGCACGTGGCAGTTCTGGCTGATGTACGGGATGTTCGTCGCCGTCTCCGGGGCGGGGCTGATGCTGACAGCGAAAATCGTCTCCTTCGCGGCTGCGGTCGGTCTCACGGAGAACATCGGCACTCTCTCGGCGACTGCGCTGCCCATCGCGGGCGGCGTCGGCCGGCTCATCATGGGCGAAGTATCGGACCGTGTCGACCGCGAACGCGCGATGTTCGGCTCCTTCATGCTCTGCGGGCTGGGACTGCTCGCGGTGGTCTACTTCGGTGCTTCCGGTATGGAGTACGCTTTCATCGGCGCCGTCTTCATCGCGACGTTCTTCTGGAGCCCGCAGTACACGCTGTTCCCGTCAGTCGTCGGTGACTACTACGGGCGCGAGCACTCCTCGGCGAACTACGCGTTCCTCTACTCCGGCAAGATGTGGGGCGGCCTCTTCGGCGGCGCCGTCGCCGGCCTCCTCGTCACCGCCCTCAACTGGGAGACCACGTTCATCATCGGTGGCGTACTCGCCATCACCGCCGGCGTCGCCGCGCTGGCACTACGCCCGCCGCGGAACTGA
- a CDS encoding Fibronectin-binding A domain protein (PFAM: Fibronectin-binding A, N-terminal; Protein of unknown function DUF814~KEGG: hbo:Hbor_13950 RNA-binding protein, snrnp like protein) produces the protein MEPKRELSSVDLAALATELSRYEGAKLDKAYLYGEDLLRLKLRDFDRGRVELLIEVGDTKRAHVAAQEHVPDAPGRPPEFAMMLRGRIESADLVSVEQYEFDRILVFEFERPDQNTTLVVELFGDGNVAVLDGNGEVVRSLETVRLKSRTVAPGTPYGFPQSRLNPLEMSYEALEARMEDSDTDVVRTVATQLNLGGFWGEELCRRAGVEKAMDIEDAGEAEYRAVHRELMSLADTLTSGQFDPRVYVEETDGESDDDDKSLTERGKVVDVSPVALKERSELLSVAFDSFNAALDEYFYRLTHQERREEEGGGRKRPDFEADIEKEKRIIQQQEGAIEGFEEEAEQRRREAELCYERYELVDEVLSTIQQARQQEHGWDEIQETLAQGAEQGIPAAEAVVDVNSAKGMVTIELDDHRITLDASMGVEKNADRLYREAKRVEGKKEGAREAIEDTRKRLEAAKQRREEWEAEDDPEPEPDPDEEQEEVDWLTREDIPIRQPEHWYEEFRWFRTSDGYLVIGGRNADQNEALVKKYLDKHDRFFHTQAHGGPVTLLKASGPSEAASPVDFPDATLQEAAQFAVSYSSVWKDGRGAGDAYMVDPDQVSKTPESGEYLEKGGFAIRGDREYFNGINCEVAVGITCQNETRVIGGPPAAIEPDAATTIRLEPGKFAQNDAAVKCYREFKGRFTDHTFVRKVASADRIQEFLPPGGSKLLGVE, from the coding sequence ATGGAGCCGAAACGTGAACTTTCGAGCGTCGACCTCGCGGCGCTCGCCACCGAGCTCTCCCGCTACGAGGGGGCCAAGCTCGACAAGGCGTATCTCTACGGCGAGGACCTACTGCGGCTGAAGCTCCGGGATTTCGACCGGGGTCGAGTGGAGCTACTCATCGAGGTGGGCGACACCAAACGTGCCCACGTCGCCGCACAAGAGCACGTCCCCGACGCCCCGGGACGACCCCCGGAGTTCGCGATGATGCTTCGGGGCCGCATCGAGAGCGCAGACCTGGTGTCGGTCGAGCAGTACGAGTTCGACCGGATCCTGGTCTTTGAGTTCGAACGCCCCGACCAGAACACGACGCTCGTGGTCGAACTGTTCGGAGACGGCAACGTGGCCGTCCTCGACGGCAACGGCGAAGTCGTGCGGTCGCTGGAGACCGTCCGACTGAAGTCCCGTACCGTCGCCCCAGGCACACCCTACGGGTTCCCGCAGTCACGGCTGAACCCGCTCGAAATGAGCTACGAGGCACTCGAGGCCCGGATGGAGGACTCCGACACCGACGTCGTCCGGACTGTCGCTACCCAACTCAACCTCGGCGGCTTCTGGGGCGAAGAGCTCTGTCGCCGCGCTGGCGTCGAGAAGGCGATGGATATCGAGGACGCTGGCGAAGCAGAGTACCGCGCCGTCCACCGCGAACTGATGTCGCTCGCGGACACACTCACCAGCGGCCAGTTCGACCCGCGAGTGTACGTCGAGGAAACGGACGGCGAGAGTGACGACGACGACAAGTCCCTCACAGAGCGCGGGAAGGTCGTCGACGTGAGCCCCGTCGCCCTCAAGGAGCGGTCGGAGTTGCTCAGCGTTGCGTTCGACTCGTTCAACGCCGCGCTCGACGAGTACTTCTACCGGCTCACACACCAGGAGCGCCGTGAAGAGGAAGGCGGTGGCCGGAAGCGCCCCGACTTCGAGGCCGACATCGAGAAGGAAAAACGCATCATCCAGCAGCAGGAGGGCGCCATCGAGGGGTTCGAGGAGGAGGCTGAACAGCGCCGGCGCGAGGCTGAACTCTGTTACGAGCGCTACGAGCTCGTCGACGAGGTGCTCTCGACCATTCAGCAGGCCCGCCAACAGGAGCATGGCTGGGACGAGATCCAAGAAACCTTGGCCCAGGGTGCAGAGCAAGGAATCCCTGCCGCCGAAGCCGTCGTCGACGTGAACAGTGCTAAAGGGATGGTCACCATCGAACTCGACGACCACCGCATCACGCTCGATGCCTCGATGGGCGTCGAGAAGAACGCCGACCGACTCTACCGGGAAGCCAAACGCGTTGAGGGCAAGAAAGAGGGTGCTCGCGAGGCCATCGAGGACACCCGCAAACGGCTGGAGGCTGCCAAGCAGCGCCGTGAGGAGTGGGAGGCCGAAGACGACCCCGAACCCGAACCCGACCCCGACGAGGAACAGGAGGAAGTCGACTGGCTCACCCGCGAGGACATCCCCATTCGACAGCCAGAACACTGGTACGAGGAGTTCCGTTGGTTCCGCACCAGCGACGGCTACCTCGTCATCGGCGGGCGCAACGCCGACCAGAACGAAGCCCTGGTGAAGAAATATCTCGACAAGCATGACCGCTTTTTCCACACACAGGCCCACGGTGGCCCGGTCACGCTGCTGAAAGCCAGCGGTCCGTCAGAGGCCGCAAGCCCTGTCGACTTCCCCGACGCAACGCTCCAGGAAGCCGCTCAGTTCGCCGTCTCGTACTCCTCTGTGTGGAAGGATGGCCGCGGCGCCGGTGACGCCTACATGGTCGACCCCGACCAAGTGAGCAAAACGCCAGAGTCCGGCGAGTATCTCGAGAAAGGTGGCTTCGCCATACGCGGCGACCGGGAGTATTTCAACGGTATCAACTGCGAGGTTGCGGTCGGAATCACCTGTCAAAACGAAACTCGGGTCATCGGCGGCCCGCCTGCAGCTATCGAACCGGACGCGGCGACCACAATCCGGCTCGAACCCGGGAAGTTCGCCCAGAACGACGCTGCCGTCAAATGCTACCGTGAGTTCAAAGGGCGGTTTACGGACCACACGTTCGTCCGAAAAGTGGCGAGTGCAGACCGCATCCAAGAGTTCCTCCCACCGGGTGGGAGCAAGCTACTTGGCGTCGAGTAA
- a CDS encoding histone acetyltransferase, ELP3 family (SMART: Elongator protein 3/MiaB/NifB~TIGRFAM: Histone acetyltransferase ELP3~KEGG: hla:Hlac_1480 histone acetyltransferase, ELP3 family~PFAM: Radical SAM; GCN5-related N-acetyltransferase), with protein MSTDAAESDPPAFVDACEELCRRIIEEDLERDDLEAAKREVCGTLGAPKVPTNGDILSYAPDGWREDVKEVVRRKPVRTASGVSPIAIMTSPHLCPHGKCLYCPGGPASDFSSAQSYTGHEPAAARGEQNDYDPYGQVTLRLEQLRAIGHPVDKAELILMGGTMTARSHDYQEWFVKRALQAMNEYDLDSNPEPSQTQSFAEPPEKHEFEYLEDVISRNETGDIRVTGITFETKPDWCDPEQITRMLDLGGTKVEVGVQTTYERINREMHRGHGTQASIDANRRLRDAAFKVGFHMMPGQPGMSQEMCREDFRQLFDSPDWRPDYLKIYPTLVVKGTRVYDMWKREDFDPLDNETAADVVADAMNEIPKYCRLQRVQRDIPADFIEGGVWKSNLRQLAQQRAEEKGYTIRDIRAREVGHNEADPDPAEIQLDVMEYEAGGGTEYFISFEDPVRDLLVGFCRLRFPNDPVRRELEGAALVRELHVYGSPATFDGTDEGDWQHRGYGQRLVEKAEQLAAAGGYGKLSIISGIGVREYYREKLGYHQDGPYVSKLL; from the coding sequence ATGAGCACGGACGCTGCCGAGTCCGACCCGCCCGCCTTCGTCGACGCCTGCGAGGAGCTCTGCCGCCGCATCATCGAGGAAGACCTCGAACGCGACGACCTGGAGGCCGCAAAGCGAGAGGTCTGTGGCACCCTCGGGGCGCCCAAAGTCCCGACGAACGGCGATATCCTCTCCTACGCCCCGGACGGCTGGCGTGAGGACGTGAAGGAAGTGGTCCGCCGCAAGCCCGTTCGCACCGCGTCGGGCGTCTCACCCATCGCCATCATGACGTCGCCGCACCTCTGCCCACACGGGAAGTGTCTCTACTGTCCTGGAGGCCCGGCCTCGGATTTCTCCTCTGCGCAGTCTTACACCGGTCACGAACCCGCGGCCGCCCGCGGCGAGCAGAACGACTACGACCCCTACGGGCAGGTCACGCTCCGCCTCGAACAGCTCCGGGCTATCGGCCACCCCGTCGACAAAGCAGAACTCATCCTGATGGGCGGCACCATGACCGCACGCAGCCACGACTACCAGGAGTGGTTCGTCAAGCGAGCGCTGCAGGCGATGAACGAGTACGATCTCGATTCCAACCCCGAGCCGAGTCAGACCCAGAGCTTTGCCGAGCCACCCGAGAAACACGAGTTCGAATATCTCGAGGACGTCATTTCCCGAAACGAGACTGGCGATATCCGGGTGACTGGCATCACCTTCGAGACCAAGCCCGACTGGTGTGACCCCGAGCAGATAACCCGGATGCTGGACCTCGGCGGCACCAAAGTCGAGGTTGGCGTCCAGACCACCTACGAACGCATCAACCGGGAGATGCACCGCGGCCACGGCACCCAAGCGAGCATCGACGCGAACCGCCGCCTGCGCGACGCCGCGTTCAAAGTCGGCTTCCACATGATGCCCGGGCAACCCGGCATGAGCCAAGAAATGTGCCGCGAGGACTTCCGGCAACTGTTCGACTCACCCGACTGGCGACCGGACTACCTCAAAATCTACCCGACCCTCGTCGTGAAAGGCACCCGCGTCTACGACATGTGGAAGCGCGAGGATTTCGACCCCCTCGACAACGAGACGGCCGCGGACGTCGTCGCCGACGCGATGAACGAGATTCCGAAGTACTGCCGGCTCCAGCGCGTCCAACGGGACATCCCCGCCGACTTCATCGAAGGCGGCGTGTGGAAGTCGAATCTCCGCCAACTGGCCCAGCAGCGGGCCGAGGAGAAAGGCTACACGATTCGGGATATTCGCGCACGAGAAGTCGGGCACAACGAGGCGGACCCCGACCCTGCAGAGATTCAGTTGGATGTGATGGAGTACGAGGCCGGCGGCGGGACGGAGTACTTCATCTCCTTCGAGGACCCAGTTCGGGACCTGCTCGTCGGGTTCTGCCGGCTCCGGTTCCCCAACGACCCCGTGCGCCGTGAACTGGAAGGGGCCGCCCTCGTCCGGGAGCTTCACGTCTACGGCTCGCCGGCGACGTTCGACGGCACCGACGAAGGTGACTGGCAGCACCGTGGCTACGGCCAGCGGTTGGTCGAAAAGGCCGAGCAACTGGCCGCCGCAGGCGGCTACGGTAAGCTGAGCATCATCTCAGGGATCGGTGTCCGGGAGTACTACCGTGAGAAACTGGGCTATCACCAGGACGGCCCGTACGTCTCGAAGTTGCTCTAA